A single region of the Anaerolineales bacterium genome encodes:
- the typA gene encoding translational GTPase TypA, with amino-acid sequence MQKRDDVRNVAIIAHVDHGKTTLVDGMLKQAKVFRTAESAAAAGERILDSNPLERERGITILAKNTAVTWNGIKINIVDTPGHADFGGEVERILNMVDGALLLVDAVEGPMPQTRFVLRKALGMGLRVVVVINKVDRAFARVEEVLNETFDLFIELGANDEQASFPVVYAIGLAGRAGMTANTLADDLTPLFETIYREIPAPMVDMDAPARLLVTNLEYDNYKGQIGVGRLHSGVIRKGMSIVRISPSGEKTNGRIEYLFSYHNLAKTEAAEVRAGDILAFAGIENVAISDTLADPADPTPLPPIRVEEPTVRMTFGVNTSPFSGREGKSGWGTSRRIRQRLYDEMRSNLALRVEDGETADRFVVNGRGELHLSILIETMRREGFEFDVSKPEVIYRTDAATGETLEPMEEVHVEVADSMVGTVIELLGARRGKMINMHTESGTTFLTYIVPTRGLLGFRPHFMRATSGMGQVHSLFHGYESFLGAMPGRQFGSLVAWEDGTSSSYGLENAQPRGTLFIGPGVDVYEGMVVGEHIRTEDLAVNVAKAKHLTNVRSSGGEKAWSLTPPRNLSLEDCLEFLAEDELLEVTPQSLRIRKRILNNEERQKEWKRREKMIAG; translated from the coding sequence ATTCAAAAACGCGATGATGTGCGTAATGTGGCGATCATTGCCCATGTTGATCATGGGAAAACAACGCTCGTAGATGGTATGTTGAAACAAGCGAAGGTCTTCCGCACAGCGGAGAGCGCCGCCGCCGCCGGGGAACGTATCCTCGATAGCAACCCCCTTGAGCGCGAGCGGGGCATTACGATCTTGGCGAAGAATACCGCCGTGACATGGAACGGCATCAAGATCAACATTGTCGATACGCCCGGACACGCCGACTTCGGCGGCGAGGTGGAGCGCATCCTGAACATGGTCGATGGGGCGCTTTTACTCGTTGATGCCGTTGAGGGTCCCATGCCGCAGACACGCTTTGTGCTGCGTAAGGCGTTGGGGATGGGCTTGCGCGTAGTCGTCGTGATCAATAAGGTGGATCGCGCCTTTGCCCGTGTTGAGGAAGTCCTCAACGAGACATTCGACCTTTTTATCGAACTCGGCGCGAACGACGAACAGGCGAGTTTTCCCGTCGTCTATGCCATTGGTCTGGCGGGGCGGGCGGGCATGACCGCCAACACGCTTGCCGACGATCTCACCCCCCTCTTTGAGACGATCTACCGCGAAATTCCTGCACCTATGGTCGATATGGACGCGCCCGCCCGTTTGCTGGTCACGAACCTTGAGTATGACAACTACAAGGGGCAGATCGGCGTGGGGCGTTTACATTCAGGCGTCATTCGTAAGGGGATGAGCATCGTTCGCATTTCGCCCAGTGGGGAAAAGACGAACGGGCGCATTGAATACCTGTTCAGCTACCACAACCTAGCGAAAACAGAAGCTGCGGAAGTCCGTGCCGGGGATATTCTTGCCTTTGCCGGTATTGAGAATGTCGCCATCAGCGATACCCTTGCCGACCCCGCCGATCCGACGCCGCTGCCCCCCATCCGTGTCGAAGAACCGACGGTGCGCATGACCTTCGGCGTGAACACCTCACCCTTTTCCGGGCGCGAAGGGAAAAGTGGGTGGGGGACAAGCCGCCGCATTCGGCAGCGGCTCTACGATGAAATGCGTTCTAACCTTGCCCTGCGGGTGGAAGACGGCGAGACAGCAGATCGCTTTGTCGTCAATGGGCGCGGCGAACTGCACCTGAGCATCCTCATTGAGACGATGCGCCGCGAAGGGTTCGAGTTTGACGTGAGCAAGCCGGAAGTCATTTACCGCACCGATGCGGCAACGGGCGAAACGCTTGAACCGATGGAAGAAGTCCATGTCGAAGTTGCCGATAGCATGGTTGGCACGGTCATTGAACTTCTCGGTGCGCGGCGCGGGAAGATGATCAACATGCACACCGAGAGCGGCACAACCTTCCTCACCTACATTGTCCCCACGCGGGGCTTGCTTGGTTTCCGCCCCCATTTCATGCGGGCAACCAGCGGAATGGGACAGGTACACAGCCTCTTTCATGGCTATGAGTCATTTTTAGGGGCAATGCCCGGACGTCAGTTTGGCAGCCTTGTGGCATGGGAAGATGGTACATCGAGCAGCTATGGCTTGGAAAACGCCCAACCACGCGGGACTCTGTTCATCGGACCCGGTGTCGATGTTTACGAGGGGATGGTTGTCGGTGAGCATATCCGCACGGAAGACCTTGCCGTAAATGTGGCAAAGGCAAAACACCTGACGAATGTTCGTTCTTCTGGCGGCGAAAAGGCGTGGAGTCTCACCCCGCCGCGTAACCTGAGCTTGGAAGACTGTCTCGAATTCCTTGCCGAGGACGAACTTTTGGAAGTGACACCCCAATCCCTGCGGATTCGGAAGCGCATCCTGAACAACGAAGAACGCCAGAAAGAGTGGAAGCGGCGCGAAAAGATGATCGCGGGGTAG
- a CDS encoding Lrp/AsnC ligand binding domain-containing protein, giving the protein MVAAIVLITVERARVEDVAHHLLKVKGISEVFSVAGQFDLVAIVRTETNEQIAEVIAGNIRAVPHIMRTETLIAFKTYSPDDLGAMFSIGNEEINA; this is encoded by the coding sequence ATGGTTGCCGCCATTGTTTTGATCACGGTGGAACGCGCCCGCGTGGAGGATGTTGCCCACCATTTACTGAAAGTAAAGGGCATTAGTGAGGTATTTTCGGTTGCCGGTCAGTTTGATCTTGTTGCTATCGTCCGCACCGAAACAAACGAACAGATTGCCGAAGTGATCGCCGGAAATATCCGCGCTGTGCCGCACATCATGCGGACGGAGACGCTGATCGCCTTCAAAACCTACTCCCCAGACGATTTAGGGGCGATGTTCAGCATTGGCAATGAGGAAATAAACGCCTAG
- a CDS encoding DUF2283 domain-containing protein, producing MDEVSHLPALTRELLALSKRQVWTDYDEDADVLYISFRKPQQANDSILEDDGNIYHYDHDELVGITVLNASKWRDASPLG from the coding sequence GTGGACGAAGTAAGCCACCTTCCCGCCTTAACACGAGAACTTCTTGCCTTATCCAAACGGCAGGTTTGGACAGATTACGATGAAGATGCTGATGTCCTCTACATCAGTTTTCGCAAACCACAGCAAGCCAACGACAGCATCTTGGAAGATGATGGCAATATCTATCACTATGATCATGATGAACTGGTTGGGATCACCGTCTTGAATGCTTCCAAATGGCGAGACGCCAGCCCATTGGGATAA
- a CDS encoding Eco57I restriction-modification methylase domain-containing protein: protein MSIPPDIATLVTRFADYRERYKSGQYKETELRREFLDPLFKALGWDVANERGASPDEKDVIHEDAIKVGEALKAPDYAFRIGRTRKFFVEAKKPAIYLKENTESAFQLRSYGWSAGLPLCILTDFEEFAIYDCRLKPGRRDPATKGRYAYYTFDEYSETWDEIAALFSREAVLKGSLERFAAEQAPPRGTIPVDKAFLREIEQWRSRLADTLVQWHPDLSQRDVNYAIQMTIDRIIFLRICEARAIEDYGRLLALVNGGNIYDRLRDLFKNADRRYNSGLFHFEAEKGQNEQPDTLTLALHMDDTPLKEIITSLYDSPYAFAVMPIEILGQVYEQFLGKVITITPKTNGGRIVAIEDKPEVRHAGGVYYTPTYIVEGVVRETLLPLLVGKTPESAATLRIVDPACGSGSFLIGAYQFLLNWYRDWYLTNDPDNRLNKMTLLGGERVLTIDVRKQIVLNSLYGVDIDEQAVETTKLSLLLQVLEGETNETISDRLRRHRERALPDLGRNIQCGNALIDDAFYADPAHRALSDAVRRRVNTFNWQGSFPTIFSAAGGFDAVIGNPPYIRIQAMIEYAPDEAAFYSTHFRAAGRGNFDVYVAFVERALGLLNERGRLGYILPHKFFNAQYGEPLRAILSEGKHLAKIIHFGDQQVFTGATTYTCLLFLEKGGQESFEFARVNDLTEWRESGKARAEGTIPASTVTAKEWTFNVGGLAGLLERLKSMPVKLETVTSRIFQGIKTSADSIYIVEERVRETDRIKIYSPHNTEMYWVEPELFHPLVKSGDSKRYSLTKTNRLILFPYMAKEGERASLIDEATLKTRYPLTWAYLKAHRKPLENRERGQLQDRNWYRYSRNQALDVIGLPKIFTPDIAARASYSLDVTGDYFFTGGTAGGYGILVLPDYSRSYILALLNSKLLQWFIHQTSSPMRGGYFSYESRYIKHLPIHTIDMKNRAERTAHDEIVTLVDQMLDLHRQRAAARTPHDIEHLERQIASFDAQIDQHVYRLYDVSAEEIALIEAS, encoded by the coding sequence ATGTCCATTCCCCCCGACATTGCTACGCTTGTCACCCGCTTTGCCGACTACCGCGAACGCTACAAAAGCGGGCAGTACAAAGAGACCGAACTCCGGCGGGAATTCCTCGATCCCCTTTTCAAGGCGTTGGGGTGGGACGTGGCAAATGAACGGGGCGCATCCCCTGACGAAAAAGATGTGATTCACGAAGACGCGATCAAAGTGGGCGAGGCGCTCAAAGCGCCGGATTATGCGTTTCGGATCGGACGGACGCGCAAATTTTTTGTCGAAGCGAAGAAGCCCGCCATCTACCTAAAAGAAAACACGGAATCTGCCTTCCAATTGCGTAGTTATGGTTGGTCAGCAGGGTTGCCACTGTGCATCCTGACTGATTTTGAAGAATTCGCCATTTACGATTGCCGCCTGAAACCGGGGCGGCGCGATCCGGCGACGAAAGGGCGCTACGCCTACTACACCTTTGACGAATACTCCGAAACGTGGGATGAGATCGCCGCCTTATTCTCCCGCGAGGCAGTGCTGAAGGGGTCGCTGGAGCGTTTTGCCGCCGAACAAGCCCCCCCACGCGGCACGATTCCTGTCGATAAGGCGTTTCTCCGTGAGATTGAACAGTGGCGTTCCCGCTTGGCAGATACCCTCGTGCAGTGGCATCCCGACCTCAGCCAACGGGATGTGAATTACGCCATTCAAATGACCATTGACCGGATCATCTTTCTGCGCATTTGCGAGGCACGCGCCATTGAGGACTACGGACGTTTGTTGGCACTGGTGAACGGCGGAAACATTTATGATCGGTTGCGCGATCTCTTTAAGAATGCGGATCGTCGCTACAATTCTGGGTTGTTCCATTTTGAGGCAGAAAAGGGGCAGAACGAACAACCCGACACGCTGACGCTCGCGCTCCACATGGACGATACCCCGCTCAAAGAAATTATCACCAGCCTCTATGATAGCCCCTACGCTTTTGCTGTCATGCCCATCGAAATTTTGGGGCAAGTCTACGAGCAATTCCTCGGCAAAGTGATCACTATCACGCCGAAAACGAACGGCGGGCGGATCGTCGCCATTGAAGACAAACCAGAGGTGCGTCACGCCGGAGGTGTGTACTACACGCCGACGTACATTGTGGAGGGGGTTGTACGGGAAACGCTCCTGCCGCTCTTGGTGGGGAAAACACCGGAGAGCGCCGCCACCTTGCGGATTGTTGACCCCGCCTGTGGGTCAGGGTCGTTTCTCATTGGGGCATACCAATTTCTCTTGAATTGGTATCGGGACTGGTATCTGACGAACGATCCCGACAACCGCTTGAACAAGATGACCCTCCTCGGCGGGGAGCGCGTCTTGACCATCGATGTACGCAAACAGATCGTCCTCAACTCCCTGTATGGCGTGGACATTGACGAACAAGCGGTAGAGACGACGAAACTCTCACTCCTCCTTCAAGTCCTAGAAGGGGAGACGAACGAGACGATCTCGGATCGCTTGCGCCGCCACCGCGAACGCGCCCTGCCCGATTTGGGGCGGAACATTCAGTGCGGAAACGCCCTTATTGACGATGCCTTTTACGCTGACCCTGCCCACCGAGCGCTTTCTGATGCCGTGCGGCGACGGGTGAATACCTTCAACTGGCAAGGATCATTCCCGACGATCTTCAGCGCGGCGGGCGGCTTTGATGCCGTGATCGGCAACCCACCCTACATTCGTATTCAGGCAATGATCGAATATGCCCCCGATGAAGCGGCGTTTTACAGCACACACTTTCGGGCGGCGGGGCGCGGCAACTTTGATGTTTACGTTGCCTTTGTGGAGCGTGCATTGGGGTTACTGAACGAGCGCGGGCGCTTAGGCTACATCCTCCCCCATAAGTTCTTCAATGCCCAATATGGCGAACCCTTGCGGGCAATCCTGAGCGAGGGAAAGCACCTTGCCAAGATCATCCATTTTGGCGATCAGCAAGTGTTTACCGGGGCAACGACCTATACCTGTTTGCTATTTTTGGAAAAAGGCGGGCAGGAGTCGTTTGAGTTCGCCCGTGTGAATGATCTCACTGAATGGCGAGAGAGCGGCAAGGCAAGGGCTGAAGGGACGATTCCAGCAAGCACAGTGACGGCGAAGGAATGGACGTTCAACGTTGGCGGGTTGGCGGGCTTGCTGGAACGGTTAAAGTCGATGCCTGTGAAATTAGAAACTGTCACGAGTCGTATTTTTCAAGGGATCAAAACGAGCGCTGATTCAATTTACATTGTGGAAGAGCGGGTGCGGGAAACAGACCGTATCAAGATATATTCTCCCCATAACACTGAAATGTATTGGGTTGAACCGGAGTTGTTTCATCCATTGGTAAAAAGTGGCGATAGCAAACGGTATTCACTTACCAAAACAAACCGTCTTATTTTGTTTCCCTATATGGCGAAAGAGGGTGAACGAGCCTCCCTGATTGATGAGGCAACGCTCAAAACGCGCTACCCGTTGACATGGGCATACCTCAAAGCACACCGAAAACCACTCGAAAACCGGGAACGTGGACAATTACAAGATCGCAATTGGTATCGATACAGTCGCAATCAGGCATTAGATGTGATTGGACTTCCTAAAATTTTCACGCCGGATATTGCGGCACGAGCCTCCTATTCGTTGGATGTTACGGGAGACTATTTTTTCACCGGGGGAACAGCGGGTGGTTATGGCATTTTGGTTTTGCCTGACTATTCCCGCAGCTATATTTTGGCATTGCTTAACAGTAAACTCTTGCAATGGTTCATTCATCAAACATCGTCGCCCATGCGCGGCGGCTATTTCAGCTACGAATCACGCTATATCAAGCACCTCCCGATCCACACAATTGACATGAAAAATCGTGCAGAGCGCACTGCCCACGATGAGATTGTCACCCTTGTTGATCAGATGCTTGACCTCCACCGTCAACGCGCCGCCGCCCGCACCCCCCACGACATAGAGCATCTTGAGCGGCAGATCGCTAGTTTTGATGCCCAGATCGATCAGCATGTTTATCGGCTTTACGATGTAAGCGCGGAGGAAATCGCGCTCATAGAGGCGTCTTAG
- a CDS encoding molybdopterin molybdotransferase MoeA — protein MYSVEQALAHILAALTPLPAETLPLAGAHIGRILAADIGSDDDLPPFDNSSMDGYALIAADTADAGRETPVTLRVAADIPAGTYSERRIGRGEAARIMTGAPLPPGADAVIPVEETDTPPAQHAPIGEPPPETVQIYSKADAGAYVRRRGEDMRAGQIVLRAGRRLRPADIGALAGMGAAAVPLVRQPRVAILSTGDELLTPDQPLTPGKIRDMNGYALAAAVIALGGVALQLPIARDTVAAVRARLEDARAAYADLILSSAGVSVGAFDAVKTAVEADGTLNFWKVNIRPGKPLAFGLVGGVPFFGLPGNPVSALVTFDVFVRPALLMMMGLPAETGMSEAELGERMTSDGRRTYARVRLERREGRLVAYSTGSQSSGVITSLVAADGLLVLPEGVTDAPVGAVFPVRLFDAG, from the coding sequence ATGTACAGTGTTGAACAAGCCCTTGCCCACATCCTCGCCGCGCTGACGCCGCTCCCCGCCGAAACGCTCCCGCTGGCGGGGGCGCACATTGGGCGCATCCTCGCCGCAGACATCGGCAGTGATGACGATCTCCCGCCCTTCGATAACAGCAGCATGGACGGTTACGCCCTAATCGCGGCGGACACCGCCGACGCCGGACGAGAAACCCCCGTCACCCTCCGCGTTGCTGCCGATATTCCCGCCGGAACGTATTCCGAACGCCGCATCGGGCGCGGGGAGGCGGCGCGAATCATGACCGGAGCGCCGCTCCCTCCGGGCGCTGATGCGGTGATCCCCGTCGAGGAGACGGATACGCCTCCCGCCCAACATGCCCCTATCGGAGAACCACCTCCCGAAACGGTGCAGATTTACAGCAAAGCAGACGCCGGCGCGTATGTCCGGCGGCGCGGGGAGGACATGCGGGCGGGGCAAATCGTCTTGCGGGCAGGGCGGCGTTTGCGTCCAGCCGATATAGGGGCGTTGGCGGGGATGGGCGCTGCCGCCGTCCCCCTCGTCCGCCAACCGCGTGTGGCGATTCTTTCGACGGGCGATGAACTGCTCACCCCCGATCAGCCGCTGACCCCCGGTAAAATTCGTGATATGAACGGCTATGCGCTGGCGGCGGCGGTAATCGCCCTCGGCGGGGTGGCGCTCCAACTGCCCATCGCCCGCGATACGGTGGCGGCGGTACGCGCCCGTCTGGAGGATGCCCGCGCCGCCTATGCCGATCTCATCCTGAGTTCGGCGGGTGTTTCGGTGGGCGCGTTCGATGCCGTGAAAACAGCGGTAGAGGCAGATGGGACGCTCAATTTTTGGAAGGTGAATATTCGCCCCGGCAAACCGCTTGCCTTTGGGCTGGTCGGCGGTGTGCCGTTCTTCGGCTTGCCGGGCAACCCGGTGAGCGCCCTCGTCACCTTTGATGTCTTTGTCCGCCCCGCACTGCTCATGATGATGGGCTTGCCCGCCGAGACGGGGATGAGCGAAGCAGAACTTGGAGAGCGCATGACGAGCGACGGACGGCGCACCTATGCCCGCGTTCGCCTTGAACGGCGCGAGGGGCGGCTGGTTGCCTACAGCACAGGCAGCCAAAGCTCCGGCGTGATCACCTCCCTCGTAGCAGCGGATGGCTTGTTGGTGCTTCCAGAAGGCGTCACCGATGCCCCCGTCGGGGCTGTTTTTCCGGTACGCCTCTTTGACGCGGGGTAA
- a CDS encoding response regulator transcription factor: MPNETILVVDDEANIIELTTLYFTQAGYKVISARDGEVALERVKKDRPALVVLDLMLPKIDGWQVCRRIRAESDLPILMLTARDDDVDKIVGLELGADDYLTKPFNPRELVARVKAILRRGVTRRPETAPAVRVGDLTIDPARRTVHVGEREIDLRTKEFDLLLALAENEGIVLSREKLLDLVWGFDFYGQTRTVDVHVAHVRSKIEPAGVGIETVWGVGYKLTQKP, translated from the coding sequence ATGCCCAACGAGACAATTTTGGTTGTTGATGACGAAGCGAACATCATTGAACTGACCACCTTGTACTTCACCCAAGCGGGCTACAAGGTGATCAGCGCCCGCGATGGCGAGGTGGCGCTGGAACGGGTGAAAAAAGATCGTCCGGCACTGGTCGTCCTTGATTTGATGCTCCCCAAAATTGACGGGTGGCAAGTGTGCCGCCGCATCCGTGCCGAGAGCGATCTTCCCATCTTGATGCTCACCGCCCGCGATGATGATGTCGATAAGATTGTCGGCTTAGAACTGGGCGCCGATGATTACCTAACAAAGCCCTTCAACCCCCGCGAGTTGGTCGCCCGTGTCAAGGCGATCCTGCGGCGCGGGGTGACACGCCGCCCCGAAACCGCCCCCGCCGTGCGCGTTGGCGACCTGACCATTGACCCCGCCCGCCGCACCGTTCACGTTGGCGAACGCGAAATTGACCTGCGCACGAAAGAATTTGACCTGCTCCTTGCCCTTGCCGAAAACGAGGGGATTGTCCTCAGCCGCGAAAAGCTTCTTGATCTCGTTTGGGGCTTTGATTTTTATGGGCAGACGCGCACAGTGGATGTTCACGTTGCCCACGTGCGCAGTAAAATTGAACCGGCTGGTGTGGGCATTGAAACCGTTTGGGGGGTGGGCTATAAACTCACCCAAAAACCGTGA
- a CDS encoding HAMP domain-containing protein translates to MTSLRFRLLLSYGLILSVTLAVISVALVIVLRSRPVPTDELSARLAAMMSAVREEQGLATLPERGPTRLQERLLTVLARQARLRNFNVRILIVNGTTGVVAFDSSNDALGATLRLQGEPYAPPDVAETGIDTRAMRRGGYTEPDGTEWRYLAQPAALDAPTAWVYVLALRAPRQLSLRDFFAYYGEDLLIPLFQAGLIGLLVASVMAVLIARSVAHPLQEVARAVGRVAGGDWSARAPVRGVREVRVVAEAFNQMTEQVAIGEQAQREFLANVTHDLRTPLTSIQGFSQAIIDGVVANPDAAQHAAQIIHDEAGRLNRMVEELLDLARIEAGRWNMTRHTLQPEAILTVVKDRLTPKAAAKRVRFSLQTTPLPPIAGDGDRLVQVFTNLADNALKHTPEGGAVVIRAIYANLGVQIQFIDTGEGIPPDDIPHIFDRFYQVDKSRQRGQREGVGLGLTITKGIVEAHGGTIAVESTLGKGTIFTVWLPAPTADATTILRRRSLAPKRTGDKGR, encoded by the coding sequence GTGACCTCCCTCCGCTTTCGGCTGCTGCTCTCCTATGGGTTGATTCTTAGCGTCACGCTGGCGGTGATCAGTGTAGCGCTGGTGATTGTCTTGCGCTCGCGCCCTGTCCCCACCGATGAACTCAGCGCCCGCCTCGCCGCGATGATGAGCGCCGTCCGCGAAGAACAAGGGTTGGCAACCCTTCCAGAGCGCGGGCCCACACGCCTTCAAGAACGCCTTCTAACTGTGCTTGCCCGCCAAGCACGCCTGCGCAATTTCAATGTGCGCATCCTGATTGTGAATGGGACGACAGGGGTTGTTGCCTTTGACTCTAGCAATGATGCGCTTGGGGCGACGCTCAGGCTGCAAGGTGAACCGTATGCCCCGCCGGATGTGGCAGAGACGGGGATAGACACCCGTGCCATGAGGCGCGGCGGGTACACCGAGCCGGATGGTACAGAGTGGCGCTATCTTGCCCAACCAGCGGCACTTGACGCCCCCACCGCGTGGGTCTATGTTTTGGCACTTCGTGCGCCGCGCCAATTATCGCTCCGTGATTTTTTTGCCTATTATGGAGAAGATTTGCTGATTCCCCTCTTTCAGGCGGGGCTGATCGGACTCCTCGTCGCCAGCGTGATGGCGGTCTTGATCGCCCGCAGCGTTGCCCATCCCTTGCAAGAGGTGGCGCGGGCAGTGGGGCGTGTTGCAGGGGGTGATTGGAGCGCCCGTGCGCCCGTGCGCGGCGTCCGCGAGGTGCGCGTTGTTGCCGAGGCATTCAACCAAATGACGGAGCAGGTCGCTATAGGCGAGCAAGCGCAGCGCGAATTCCTTGCCAATGTCACTCACGATCTGCGCACCCCGCTAACCTCAATTCAGGGGTTTTCGCAGGCAATCATCGATGGGGTCGTCGCCAACCCCGACGCCGCCCAACACGCCGCCCAGATCATTCATGATGAAGCGGGGCGCCTGAATCGGATGGTTGAGGAACTGCTTGATCTGGCACGCATCGAGGCGGGGCGTTGGAACATGACGCGCCATACCCTTCAGCCAGAGGCGATCTTGACAGTGGTCAAAGACCGTCTGACGCCCAAAGCAGCGGCGAAACGGGTGCGCTTTTCCCTACAGACGACGCCCCTGCCGCCTATTGCCGGCGATGGGGATCGGCTGGTACAGGTGTTCACAAATCTTGCTGATAATGCCCTGAAACACACCCCAGAGGGCGGCGCCGTAGTGATTCGGGCGATCTACGCCAACCTCGGCGTGCAAATCCAGTTCATTGATACGGGAGAGGGTATTCCCCCCGACGATATTCCCCACATTTTTGATCGCTTTTATCAGGTCGATAAGAGCCGCCAACGTGGGCAGCGCGAGGGTGTGGGGCTTGGTCTGACAATTACAAAGGGAATTGTCGAAGCGCACGGGGGGACAATCGCCGTCGAAAGCACCCTCGGCAAGGGAACAATTTTCACCGTCTGGCTGCCCGCACCGACTGCCGATGCCACAACGATCCTTCGGCGGCGCTCCCTTGCCCCCAAACGGACGGGCGATAAGGGTAGGTAG
- a CDS encoding Gfo/Idh/MocA family oxidoreductase, translating into MVTIGVIGTGNVSAQYFKGVREFAGITIGACADSDQARAQHAAAEWSVPRALTVDELLADSGIDIVLNLTIPDVHAEISLRAIQAGKHVYSEKPLAVSLSDAHAVLKAAAERGLRVGCAPDTFLFAEHQTGRKLLDEGVIGDPVAAAGFFMGRGPEGWHPNPAFFYQPGAGPLFDVGVYWVTCFVTLLGAVRTVTAAARASFPERIAGDGRRIPVNVDTHISASLECESGAIATLISSFDVQGHRLPRLELYGAKGTLALPDPNGFDPSVRLYIPNGAEWVEQDQPYNRAWRRGVGLADMANAIHEGRPHRASGELALHVLEVMHGIIEAAHSGKRVSIESRPERPPLLPLPVPAW; encoded by the coding sequence ATGGTGACAATTGGTGTTATTGGCACGGGCAATGTCAGCGCTCAGTATTTCAAAGGTGTGCGTGAGTTCGCCGGAATCACCATTGGCGCATGTGCTGATAGTGATCAGGCTCGCGCCCAACATGCGGCGGCGGAATGGAGTGTTCCCCGCGCCTTGACCGTAGATGAGCTGCTTGCCGATTCGGGAATTGACATTGTGTTGAATCTGACGATCCCCGATGTTCACGCCGAGATCAGCCTACGGGCGATTCAGGCGGGGAAACACGTCTATTCGGAAAAGCCGCTGGCGGTAAGCCTTTCCGACGCCCATGCCGTTCTGAAGGCGGCGGCGGAACGAGGGCTGCGCGTGGGCTGTGCGCCAGATACCTTCCTCTTTGCCGAACACCAAACCGGACGAAAACTCCTCGATGAGGGGGTGATTGGCGATCCAGTGGCGGCGGCGGGCTTCTTCATGGGTCGTGGCCCGGAAGGGTGGCACCCCAATCCGGCGTTTTTCTACCAACCCGGGGCGGGTCCGCTCTTTGATGTGGGCGTCTATTGGGTGACCTGCTTTGTCACGTTGTTGGGAGCGGTGCGAACGGTGACGGCGGCAGCGCGGGCGTCGTTCCCAGAGCGGATCGCTGGCGATGGGCGGCGTATTCCGGTGAATGTCGATACGCACATCAGCGCCTCGTTGGAATGTGAATCAGGAGCAATTGCCACCTTGATCAGCAGCTTTGATGTGCAAGGGCATCGCCTCCCCCGCCTAGAACTCTACGGGGCAAAGGGGACGCTCGCCCTCCCCGATCCAAACGGGTTTGATCCCAGTGTGCGCCTGTATATCCCTAATGGGGCAGAGTGGGTGGAACAGGACCAGCCCTATAATCGCGCATGGCGGCGGGGCGTGGGCTTGGCAGATATGGCGAACGCCATTCACGAGGGACGTCCCCATCGCGCCAGCGGGGAGCTTGCGCTGCACGTTTTAGAGGTGATGCATGGCATCATTGAGGCGGCACACAGCGGAAAGCGGGTGAGCATTGAATCGCGCCCGGAACGCCCACCCTTGCTACCCTTGCCCGTTCCCGCGTGGTGA
- a CDS encoding response regulator codes for MNIERPILIVDDDSDLLELFGIALKRLNMPIIKASSGKQALELLNTETPRLILLDVAMPSVTGLDVLQKIRADSRFNETKVVMLTAVPNLIDQQSIGMVSRVLVKPIAPIALESNIREVLAE; via the coding sequence TTGAACATAGAACGCCCTATTCTCATTGTTGATGATGACTCGGATTTACTTGAATTGTTCGGAATCGCCTTGAAACGTCTGAACATGCCTATCATCAAAGCGAGCAGCGGGAAACAGGCGCTTGAGCTTTTGAATACGGAAACGCCCCGCCTGATTCTTTTGGATGTGGCAATGCCTTCGGTGACGGGGTTGGATGTTTTACAGAAAATCCGCGCCGACTCGCGCTTTAACGAAACAAAGGTTGTTATGCTGACCGCCGTCCCAAACTTGATCGATCAACAATCGATAGGGATGGTGTCACGGGTGTTGGTCAAACCAATTGCCCCCATCGCCCTCGAAAGTAACATCCGCGAGGTTTTGGCAGAGTAG